The following coding sequences are from one Dermacentor silvarum isolate Dsil-2018 chromosome 4, BIME_Dsil_1.4, whole genome shotgun sequence window:
- the LOC125944826 gene encoding uncharacterized protein K02A2.6-like isoform X2 — protein MKMLSRSHVWWPKLNELVEETVRRCSTCQLSQNAAPAIPLMSWGRPARRWQRVHLDFAYYKQDWFLVLVDAHSNWVDVIHMKSTTASKTVEKLRTVFAAFGLPEQIVTDNGPQFVSDEFAVFLRSNAVQHVKTPPYHPASNGAAERLVQTVKKNLVRQLRDKRRSGQARTIQHRLDQFLFTYHNTPCSTTEQCASLAHL, from the exons ATGAAAATGCTATCAAGAAGTCACGTGTGGTGGCCGAAGTTGAATGAGCTGGTCGAAGAAACAGTTCGACGCTGTTCAACTTGCCAGCTCAGCCAAAACGCTGCACCCGCCATACCCCTTATGTCATGGGGAAGGCCCGCCAGACGGTGGCAACGAGTGCACCTAGACTTTGCATACTACAAACAAGACTGGTTTTTGGTGCTTGTCGATGCCCATTCTAATTGGGTCGATGTTATACACATGAAATCGACCACGGCGTCGAAGACTGTAGAAAAGCTTCGCACCGTTTTTGCAGCGTTTGGGCTTCCCGAACAGATTGTGACAGATAATGGTCCTCAATTTGTGTCTGACGAATTTGCAGTTTTCCTCAGATCCAATGCTGTGCAACACGTCAAGACACCTCCGTACCATCCGGCTTCGAAtggggcagcagagaggctcgtcCAGACGGTAAAGAAGAACTTGGTACGCCAACTGCGAGACAAGAGGCGCTCGGGGCAAGCCCGAACCATTCAACACCGGCTGGACCAGTTCCTCTTCACATACCACAACACGCCATGCTCCACGACTG AACAGTGCGCATCACTGGCGCACCTCTAG
- the LOC125944826 gene encoding uncharacterized protein K02A2.6-like isoform X1, with amino-acid sequence MPGTCRSSPAALREARRQIFLRSNAVQHVKTPPYHPASNGAAERLVQTVKKNLVRQLRDKRRSGQARTIQHRLDQFLFTYHNTPCSTTGKTPAQSFLSWAPRTRLSILHPELAKRSEPTPSRDQDKGQKKNWREFDAGERVRVRGIRPGDPHWLEGTIVRRVSVATYIVKVEGQERFMHADAIVDTSTPLTLPRTVRITGAPLAQPGPATPEETEETPTEVQEPTSEATDSTAAEEQPPEPLPRRSTRVRRQPERYGY; translated from the coding sequence TTTTCCTCAGATCCAATGCTGTGCAACACGTCAAGACACCTCCGTACCATCCGGCTTCGAAtggggcagcagagaggctcgtcCAGACGGTAAAGAAGAACTTGGTACGCCAACTGCGAGACAAGAGGCGCTCGGGGCAAGCCCGAACCATTCAACACCGGCTGGACCAGTTCCTCTTCACATACCACAACACGCCATGCTCCACGACTGGTAAGACTCCTGCACAGAGTTTCCTGTCTTGGGCACCGCGGACGCGTCTCAGCATTTTGCACCCTGAATTAGCCAAGCGGTCAGAGCCTACTCCATCTAGAGATCAAGACAAGGGACAGAAAAAGAATTGGAGGGAATTTGATGCAGGAGAACGAGTCCGGGTGAGAGGTATCCGACCAGGCGACCCGCACTGGTTAGAAGGAACGATTGTTCGCCGTGTCAGCGTTGCAACTTACATAGTCAAGGTGGAAGGCCAGGAGCGATTCATGCATGCTGATGCCATTGTTGATACAAGTACTCCTCTTACTCTACCCAGAACAGTGCGCATCACTGGCGCACCTCTAGCGCAACCTGGTCCGGCGACCCCTGAAGAAACAGAGGAAACTCCTACCGAGGTCCAGGAACCAACTTCGGAAGCTACAGATTCTACCGCCGCTGAAGAACAACCTCCTGAACCTCTGCCACGCCGAAGCACAAGGGTTCGGCGACAGCCTGAAAGATAtggatattaa